The Longimicrobium sp. nucleotide sequence TATTCATCCAGCGTCTCCGGAAACAGCACCTGCTGATCCCGGTCAACCCCGGTGATGTAGCCCATGCTCGCTCCCTGGCTGGCTGTGGGATCGCCAGCAATTTACCTCGCAGGAGACAGTTTTGACACAGTCTGGGCCTCAGAATGACAGCGAGCACCAGCGGATTTTCCGGATCCTGTATCAGCTAGTCGCTCTTCCGCTCCGGCTTCTTCTCCCGCGTGGCCTTCGCCGCGCGCCGCTTCCCGCGCTCGGTGGCCTTCTTCGCGGGCGTGGCCTTCGCGCGCGAGGGGCGGGCGGGCTTGCGGGCGGCGGGGCGCTGCGGACGCTGCCGCGCCTCCTCTTCCTCGCGCTCCTCGCGGCGCTCCACCAGCTCGTCCTGCCCGGCGTCGAGCGCCTCCAGCGCCTCGGCGGCGGCCTCCATCCCGGCGCCGTAGAGGAACACCGGCAGGGCGGCCTCGCGCAGGGCGTCGGCCACGTCGATGCGGTCCTCGAAGGCGCACACCAGCTCGTACTCGCGCCTGAGCGCCTCGATCACCTCCACCTTGAACGGCCCCGACGGGCGGAAGTCGCCGGGCGGGCGCATCAGCAGGCGGTCGTACTCGGTGAGGCCGTTCGCCTTCAGCCACCGCTCCGTCTTTCGGCGCGTGTACTCGGGCCGCCCGGTGAGGAAGACGATGCGCAGCCCCGCCCGGTGCAGCGCGCGCAGCACCTCCATCGACGCGGCGATCGGCGGGTCTTCGTCGATGGCGTCGAAGTACGACCTCCAGTCGCGCTTCTTCCCCTGCTCCACCTCCACGAAGTGCGCGCGCGCCCGGTCGTCGGAGAGCGTGCCGTCCAGGTCCCAGACGACGGCCTTCGGCTTCTTCACCCGGCTCATCGGCTTCCCCGCCGGAGGTGGACCACGCCCCGGGGCGTCAGCCGAGCTCCGGCGGCGCGTCGTCGCGCGGGCGGCGCCGGACGGCGTGGAAGACGGCGAGCCCCGCGAGCGCCACCGCGAGGAGGGCGACCGCCGGCCAGTTCACCTCGACCCAGATCTTTCCGAAGTCCAGCTGCATGGGTGCCTCCCTGTCCGGGTGAGCGCCGCACTGCATCACCGCCTGGGCGGGCGCGTGGGGCGGATCTCCACGCGCGACACCAGCGACCGCGAGGGGAGTGCCAGCAGGTCCAGCACCACCTGGGCGATGTCTTCGGGCTGGATCTTCCAGGCGTCGGCCTCGCCGGGGGTGTGCTGGTTGAAGTAGGTGGCCACGCTGCCGGGCATGATGTAGTTGACGCGGATGCCGTGGTGCCGCACGTCCAGCATCAGCGCCTCGCTGAAGCCCACCAGGCCGAACTTGCTGGCGTTGTAGGCCGCCCCGTTCGCCATGGGGTTCTTCCCCGCCAGCGAGGCGATGTTGATGATCCAGGCGTCGCCGCTCTTCTTCAGGTGCGGGATGGCCTCGTGGCAGCAGTAGAAGACGCCGCTCAGGTTGGTGTCGATCACCGCGTCCCAGCGCTCGGGCGTCATCTCGTCCACCGGGGCGAAGTCGCCGATCCCGGCGTTGTTCACCAGCACGTCCAGCCCGCCCAGCTCGCGCACGGTGACCTCCACCAGCCGGCGCACGTCGTCCAGCTTCCCCACGTCGCAGGGGATGCCCAGCACCTTGCCGGCGCCCGCGCTCTCCAGCCGCCGGGCCGCCTCGGTGACCTCGGCCGGCTTGCGCGCCGAGACCACCACGTTGGCGCCGGCCCCCGCCAGCGCCTCGGCGATGGAGAAGCCGATCCCCTTGCTGCTCCCCGTCACGATTGCCGTCCTGCCCCGCAGATCCACCGCCATCGTCCCGCTCTCCCGTGCTGGTGTCCGCCCGTAATGCCGCCGCGCCCGTGCCCTGCAAAAGGCGCGGCACCCCGCCCACACGCAAGCACCGGGTAGAAGTGAAACGGGCGAGCCGTGACAGCCCGCCCGTTCAGAATCCAGCCGAAGACCGGAGACTACCCGCGCTCACGACTGGCATCCGATTCCGCACGACGCCTCCGGATCTCGGCCCACTCACGAGCGCGCTCGAGTGTTGCCTGGCGCTCGGCCGTGTCGTCAGGCGGACGCCGCATTTCCTCCTCGACTTCGCGCGAGCCTTCGTCGCTCAGCGGCGGCGTGCGTTCGGTGCTGCACATCGTTACTCGTCCGCGCGCTGCCGCTGTTCGGATTCTGCCCGGCGCTTTCGCCGCTCCGCGATTTGTTCGACAAGAGCGAACATGCGACGGCGCCCGGGCGTGTCGGCAGGTGGTCGGCTCATCTCCTCCTCGACTTCACGCGAGCCTTCGTCGCTCAGCGGCGGGGTGCGTTCGGTGCTCATGGTCAACCCTCAGGGAGTGGGTGAGTGACACGTAAGTCCAATCGCATGCTGACCGCCACCTGCTGGGGATCGCGGCCATGTCGGATCGCATCTTCCACCCGCTCAGCCTGGCGAGTCCGGTTCACCACGAATCCGATTCGCCCATACCACTCGACGAGATCCGGATTTGAATCGAGCGAAACGTACCGGCACGCGACGCGTTCACCGACATCCATTGCGAGAGAGATGGCAAACCCGACCGCAAACCTGCCGAGTCCTTCAACCCTGGAAGCGCGAGTCTACACCCATCTGTCCAAGTTTGAGCGCACTGACGTAGCGATACGGGATCGACCCGCGCTCACTACGGCTGAGCGAAAGCGAATCCATCAGCACCGTGGCATACGCCGCCAGCCTGCCATCCCTGAAAAACAGATAGGTAGTCGAGAGTGAGTCCTGCTGCTCCGGCCACGCGCGCTCGTACAGAAAGGCATTCTGTTCCGGCCGATGACAGTCGAAGCCAAAAGGTGGGAATCCGTCCAGCTTCTGTTGCTCGAGATCTTCGAAGACTGGGAATGATCCGAACATGGAGAGTGACGGCGGTGGCGTAAACAAAGCGGGCGGGTCGTCGGACCCGCCCGTCAATTCCAGTGATCAACTACAGCGCAACTACTTGCCCGCGCGCACATCGGCTTCGGCGGCGCGGCGCTTTCGCCACTCCGTGATTTGCCGCACAAGTTCGAAGGTCGCCCGGCGCTCGGGCGTGTCCGCCGGCGGGCGGCGCATTTCTTCTTCGACTTCGCGCGAGCCTTCGTCGCTCAACGGCGGGGTGCGTTCGGTGCTCATCGTCTCTCCCGGCGGTAGACGTCCAGTCCGTCCGTTCCAATATCGGACGAAAGCTCCCGCCGGTCAACGGGCGCGGGGCCTTTCGCCAGTTAACCGCCACCGCGGGCACGCGCCAGCTCCTCGGGGCTCGGCGGGTGGAGCATGAGGTCAAAGGCCAGCCAGAGCGTCTTCGAGAAGGGGTAGAAGAGGAACGGCCCCGCCGCCATCAGGGCCAGGCCGCCCCACTGGATGAAGCTCCAGGGCACGTCCGGCCAGGTGGCGATCATCAGCCCCACCAGCAGCAGCGCCAGGAAGCCCTCGGGGATCACCAGGTTGAACATCATGGCGCCCAGGAAGAAGTCGTGCTCGCCGCGCTCGGGGTGCAGCCCGCAGCGGGGGCACTCCGGCGCCAGGCGGAACCACGACTTGAGCAGCGGGCCGCCGCCGCAGAGCGGGCAGCGCAGCCGCATCGCCCTCGCCGCCCGCAGCCACAGGGACGGCAGCACGGGGCGCCTCGAAGCATCGTTCATCTGCATTTATCTCCAGCTCCGGCATCGACATGGGAGGGCCCAGCAAGACCCGTGAAAGGTCCTGGAGCAGGCCGGCGCGATCAAGCGGGGGAGCGGAGGACGCAGCGTCGGGCAACTCCCCACACCTGCCCGGTGTGGCGGCCCCCGGCTTGCCGGAAATGGGCGTGGAGACTAGCTTGGCACCGTTCCAGGACGCCCGGCGGATCACCCAAGCGCAAGAGAATCGGAGACCGGAGATGAAGTTCGCACTGATCGGAGCCGTGCTGATCACGCTCCCCGCGGTGGCCGCGCTGATCTACGGGCTGATCTGGGGGCCCAAGTGGCTCATCTTCGCGGCCCTGGCGAGCTTCTCGATCAACACGCTCCCGTTCCTGGCGGCGGGCTTCCTGATGCGCAAGCAGCACCAGGACGCCGACCTGAGCCACTGAAGGCCCGCGCCGGCTCAGCGCGCGATCCGGATCTCCCGCGGGTAGAGGAGCCACAGGCGCCCCCCGACGTCGAACGCGGCGTCGCGGGGCGCCTGCTTCGTCCGCCCCACCACCGCGCCCGTGCGCGCGTCGAGCACCCGCACCCCGTCCTCGCGCGACAGCACCGCCACCCGCGCGCCCGAGGGCGACACGCGCAGCGCGTCGACCCCGCCGAACCCCAGCCCCGTGACGTCGGTGGACCAGAGCCGCGCCAGCCCCTGCGGCCCGTGGCGCAGCGCCACCACGTCGCCGCCCGAGAGCGCGTAGAGGGAGTTGTCGGGCCCCGGCTCCAGCGCGCGCACCGGCTCTCCCGTGGCGAAGGTGGAGAGGACGCGTCCGCTCTGCGCGTCGCGCACCTGCACGGCGGGCTCCACGTCGTGCCGGCCGCTCCCCTCCAGCGCCACGTACACGCGGTCGCCCAGCGCCGACACCGCCAGCGCCGACACGGGCGAGCCGGCGTCGGGCCACCCCCAGCGCGGCGCCAGGCTGTCGGCCCCCAGGCCCAGCACCCCGCCCCCGCCCGTGGCGGCGTAGATCCACCGTCCGCGCGGGTCGCGCGCCACGGGCGCCTCCAGCCGCCGGGTGCCGAAGCGCCGCCGCGTGGCGGGGTCGATCAGCGCCAGCGTGGGCCCGGCGCGCACGTACAGGCGCTCGCCGCGGGTCCAGAGCACGCGCGGCGCCAGCGGACCGCCCGCCGCCAGCCGGGCCAGCGGCCGCCCCACCGAGTCGACGCCCGTGAGCCGCCCCGGCTCGCCGATCCAGGCGCGCTCCAGCGAGTCGACCGCGAGCGTCGCCCCGGCCGCCACGCTGTCGGGGAGCGGGATCGTGCGCAGAACGCGCAGCTCGCCCTCGCCCCCGCCGCACGCGGCGGCGAGGGCCGCGAGCGCCAGGACGGCGGCGCGCAGCCACGGGAAGCGGCGGTCGGTCGGGAGCTTCGGCACCGGCGCAGCGGGGTCGGTCATCCGGGACGGGTCACGCCGGCAAAGGACGGGATGTCAGCGCGCGAGGCAAGTCGCCCGACCGGCCCCCGTGCGGGAACCGGGCCAGACCAGCGCGGCGGGCGGATTCCCCGCACCCCGTACCCCGTACCTCGTACCGTACTCTCGTACTTTCGTACTTCCGTACTCTCGCACTTTCGCACTCTCGCACTTTCGCACTTTCTCGCTAAATTCCCGCCCGTGCCCGACCGCCCGACCACCGACCCGCTCGGCCTGATCCACGGCGCGCTGGACGAGAGCGCGCGCGTCACCCTCGCCCTGCGCGACCTGGCGCCCGGCGTGCTGCGGGTGGCCACGCGCATCGCCGATGCCTTCCGCGCGGGCGGGCGGCTGTACGCGTGCGGCAACGGCGGCTCGGCGTGCGACGCCATGCACCTGGTGGAGGAGCTGGTGGCGCGCTACAAGCGCGAGCGCCCCGGGCTGCCGGCGCACCACCTGCTGGACGCGCCCACGCTCACCTGCTGGAGCAACGACTACGACTTCGCCACGGCCTTCAGCCGCCAGGTGGAGACGCTGGTGCGCGCGGGCGACGTGCTGGTGGCCATCAGCACCAGCGGCAGCTCGCCGAACGTGGTGGCCGCCGTGGAGGCCGCCAACGCGCGCGGCGCGCTCACCGTGGGGCTGCTGGGCCGGGGCGGCGGGCGGCTGGCGGCGCTCTGCGTGGAGCCGCTGGTGGTGCCCTCCGACGACACCGAGCGCGTCCAGGAGGCGCACATCACGCTCATCCACCTGCTGTGCGAGCTGGTGGAGCGCACCCTGTTCCCCTCCGCCGTCACGCCCGGCTGAAGGCGCGCGTTCTCGCCCGGCGCCGGACGAATCCGATCCCCCAGACCATCTCCGCGAACCGACCCTGATGCGCATCCACCGCCTGGTCCCCGCCCTGCTCGCGCTGGTCCCGACCCTGGCCGCCTGCGGGCGCGAGAGCCCGGAGAAGCGGGCCGCCCGCCGCGACGCCCACCGCACGGCCTGCATCGCCGAGGAGCTGGCGCTGCAGGCCAAGGAGCGGCTGGCGTACATGGACACCGCGCTGGCCCGCTCGCGCGGCACGGCGGTGGAGGCGATCTCGGCCGCCAGCTTCCGGTTCGCCTTCGCGATGAAGGACTACGCCGACGCCGCGCTGAAGACCGTCGCCTACCAGGACTCGGCGCTGGCCGCCCGCTCGCGCGAAGACTCGGTGCGCTACGCCGGCCTCGCGACGCGTTCCCGCCCGCCCGCGCCGGCGGCCAGGAGCGTGGAGGCGAACGCGGCGCAGCGCTACGAGGAGGAGCTGGCCGCCGCCTTCGGCAACCCCGCGCATCCGTGCAACCAGGAAGGGGAGGAGGGGGAGAGCTGAGAGCGAGAGTGCCCAGTGCCCAGTGCCCAGTGCCCAGTGGAACGGCGTCGGATCGCGTACTGGGTACTTGGGACTGGGCACTTTCCGGACGCGCCGAGGGCGGGCCCCGTGCAGCGCCCGCCCTCGCTCACGTCCCGGGGGCTCAGTCCTTGTCGTCGTCGTCGTCGCCGCCGGGATAGACGAGCTTGAAGAAGCGGCTGTCGCCCTCGGGCTGGTAGAGGAACTCGAGCCCGCGGTCGTCGAACACCTTGAACCACTCGTCCCAGCCCACCTCTTCCAGGGAGTCCTCGCGGCCGCCGCTGCCTTTGCCCTCGATGAAGTCGATGCGGAGAAGCCCGCCGGTCCCCTCCACGAAGGTCGGGATGCCGCCGCGGGACTCGGCCCACTCGCGGATCTCGTCGTGGTCCCTGGTCCTCTTGGCCGATGCCATGACCCTTCCTCCTCCTCCGTGATCGTCTTACACTGACTGCGCGGCGCGCCGAACTGGCAATTCCCGTTCCGCGCCCGGCGTCCACTGGCGTCACGCTTGCAGCGCGGGCGCCATTCCGCATTTTACCTGCTCCCGACCTGACCCGTACCGACGCACTAACGCACTAACGCACTAACGCACTTTCGCACTTTCGCACTCGACCGGAGACCGACCGCATGCCCGTCCTGCACCTGCTGGGCACCGGGGCCGCCCTGAGCGACGCGAGCCGCACCACCACCATGCTCGCCTTCGAGCACCAGGGGCACACGCTGGTGGTGGACTGCGGCGGCGACGTGGTGCAGCGCCTGCTGATCGCCGGCGTGGACCTCGACTCGATCGAGGCGATGATCGTCACCCACGAGCACGCCGACCACGTGGGCGGCTTTCCGCTCTTCATGGAGAAGATCTGGCTGGCCGGCCGCCGCCGCCCGATCCCCGTGTACGGGATCGAGGCGGCGCTCGCGCAGGCGCGGCGCGCGTGGGAGGCGTTCGACACGCACGACTGGAGGGGCGTCCCCAGGATCGAGTGGCACCGCTTCGCGCACGAGGCCGGCGCCGAGGTGCTCAGCAACGGGCGCTGGCGCGTGACCGCCGCGCCGGGGATCCACCCCGTCCCCGTGGTGGGGCTCCGGGTGGAGGCCGACGGGGGGACGGTGGCCTACTCGTGCGACACCGACCGCGCCGCGGCCATCGCCGAGCTGGCGCGCGGGGCCGACCTCCTGGTGCACGAGGCGATGCGGGAGCGGCTCGAGGGGGTGCACACCAGCTACGCCGACGCGGCCCGGGTGGCACGCGAGGCGGGAGTGAAGCGCCTGGTGCTGGTGCACCTGCCGCCGGGGGTGGGCGAGGCCGACCTGGCGGAGGCGCGCTCGATCTTCGCCGACACGGAGCTGGGGACCGACGGAGGGCGCTATGAGTTCTAGAGGCGCGATGGTGGCCGTGCTCCCGCTGCTGCTGGCGGCGTGCGCGGCCGCGGCGCAGCAGGCCCCCGCGGAGTGCACCGTCCAGCCGGGCGAGGAGCTGGTGGACGTGCGCCAGGTGGACCCCACCATCCGCGTGGACGTGCGCTACGCCACCCCGCACAACTTCACCGGGCAGCGGCTGCCGGGGTACGACGCCCGCGTCGCCCTGCTGCGCCCCGAGGCGGCCGCGGCGCTGGCGCGAGTGCAGCGGCGCCTGCGCGAGGAGGGGCTGGGGCTCAAGGTGTTCGACGCCTACCGCCCCGTGCGGGCGACGCTCGCCATGGTCGACTGGGCGGAGCGCACCGGCAACCGCTGGGTGCTGGACCAGGGGTACGTGGCGCGCGAGAGCGGCCACAACCGCGGCAACACGGTGGACCTCACGCTCGTGCGGCTGGGCAGCGGCCGGGAAGTGCCGATGGGCACGCCCTTCGACACCTTCTCCGAGGCGGCGCACACCGCCAACGCCACCGGCCAGGTGCGGGAGAACCGCATGAAGCTGGTGCGGGCGATGGAGGCCGAGGGCTTCGTCAACTACGACAAGGAGTGGTGGCACTTCCGCCTCCCCGGCGACGCCCGGCCGCTCGACCACCCGCTGGGGTGCTACCGCTAGCCGGCGGACGGGCGAGATTCCGTTTGGTCGCCGGCAGCAGCGCGGATATCTTGAAGAGGTGAGGGTGGATCGGTGGATCCGCCGTCCTCGCCTTCCTCGACTCGCCGGAGGCTCCCATGCGAGCACTGGCATTCTCCCGCCTCGTTCTCGCCGCCGCCATCCTCGCGGCCTGCCTGGCCGCCGCGCCCGCGCTCGCGCAGGAGGGGAGCGCGACGGCGCAGCACCCCCGCGCGGCGCCGCGCGGGAGCCTGATCAAGCTGGAGGAGATCGAGCGCTCGGGGGCGACCGACACCTACGAGCTGGTCCGCAGGCTCCGCCCCGCCTGGTTCCGCGGGGCGCGCGGCGCGTCGTCGCTCGGCGCCCAGCCGGCGGTGGTGGTCTACCTGAACGGCATCCGGCACGGCGGGGCGTCGTCGCTGCGCGACATCCCGCTCGGCCACGTCCGCGAGATCCGCTTCCTGGACGCGCCGGACGCCACCACGCGCTTCGGCATCGGCCACGGCGCGGGCGCGATCGACGTGATCACGCGCTAGATTCGTCAGTCTCCATTGGATGTATGAAGGCCAAGCGCAGTGTGCACCCGGCCTTGATCGCTCTCGATCCCAGAGCGGTCGCAATCAATCCGCGCGATACTTCGTCCAGAAGGTGCGCGGATCGAGGATCTCCAGGCCGGGGACCTTCTCCCGTAACTCAAGGAGATCCTTGTCACCCGTCACGAGGACGTCGGCCCCAGCCGCGAGTGCCGAGGCCAGCACGGGCAAATCACTCTTGTCGCGTATGTCCACCAACGGAAGCGACACCGGAAGTGGTTCAACGTGGTACTCTGAGAGAATCTCCAACAGACGCTGGACTCTGTGCGGAGAGGATTTGAACTTCCTCGCAGCCACACGCGCGACTTCATCGAGAATTACCTCGCCCGTCACGAATTCGAAGTCCAGGTGAGCGAGGACGAGCTCCAGCACATCGAAGCACAGCCCCCGAGTCGCAAAACCGCTCAGGATAACGTTCGTATCCAGGAAAACTCTCACGAGACGTCGCGGAAGACATCTTCGTCCGTCAGATAACCCTGCGCCGCAGCGTCGGCCATCATTTCTCTGCGGAGTTGCCGGACCCTCAAGATCGTGAGTTGCCGCCGCAGCGCGTCGCGGACGACGTCACTGCGGTTCTGACCGCTCTCCCGGCAGTACTCGTCGAGGGTACGCTCCAGAGCGTCGTCCAGGCGGATCGTCAGCGGGGCTCCCATTCGAACTCTCCCGTTGTACTACATTGTCGTACACCCAAGCGCAAATTATCAGAACGCAAGACTTGGTGCAAGTCCTTGGCTGTGATCGAGAAATGCCTCGGGTGAAGCAGCGCTACCAGCGCGGGTCGGCCTCCAGCAGGGCGGCGAGCTGGTCGGGGGGGAGGGCGGGGGCGAAGAGGAAGCCCTGCGCGTACTCGCACCCCAGCGCGCGCAGCTCGGCCAGCTGCTCGGCCGTCTCCACGCCCTCGGCGATCACCGCCAGGCCCAGGTTGCGGGCGATGGTCGCCACCGTGCGCGTGAGCGCCGTTCCCGCACTCTCGCGGCCGATCTCGGCCACGAACGAGCGGTCCACCTTGAGCGCGTCGATCGGCAGCCGGTGCAGCGAGGACAGCGACGAGTAGCCGGTGCCGAAGTCGTCCAGGTACACCCGCGGACCCAGCGCCCGGAGCCGCGCCAGCGTGGCCGCCGCGGCGTCGAAGTTGTCGACGATCACGCTCTCGGTGACCTCCAGCCGCAGGAGCCGCGGGTCCACCCCCGTGTCGTCGAGCGCCGCGCGCACCTGGTCCAGCAGGTCGGCCTGCGCGAACTGCTTGACCGAGAGGTTCACGCTCACGGAGAGCTCCGCCGCCCGCGGGCTCCCGGCCTGCCAGGCCCGCAGCTGCCGGCACGCGTCGGCCACCACCCGCCGGCCGATCGGGAGGATGAGCCCCGTCTCCTCGGCGGGGGGGACGAAGTCGGTGGGCGGGATCCAGCCGCGCTCGGGGTGCCGCCAGCGCAGCAGCGCCTCCACCCCCGCGATCCGCCCCGTGCGCAGGTTCACGATCGGCTGGTAGTGCAGCGTGAACTCCTCGCGCTCCATCCCCTTGCGCAGGTCGGTCTCCATCTGCAGCCGGGTGAGCGCCAGCGCGTGCATCGCCCGGTCGAACAGCTCGTGGCGCCCCGTCCCCGCCGCCTTGGCGCGGTACATCGCCATGTCGGCGTTGCGCAGCAGGTGGTCGGGGCGCCCGTACGCCGTGGAGGAGAGCGCGATGCCGATGCTGGCCGAGGTGAAGACCTCGTAGCCCGAGAGGCTC carries:
- a CDS encoding putative toxin-antitoxin system toxin component, PIN family, which codes for MRVFLDTNVILSGFATRGLCFDVLELVLAHLDFEFVTGEVILDEVARVAARKFKSSPHRVQRLLEILSEYHVEPLPVSLPLVDIRDKSDLPVLASALAAGADVLVTGDKDLLELREKVPGLEILDPRTFWTKYRAD
- a CDS encoding MBL fold metallo-hydrolase; this encodes MPVLHLLGTGAALSDASRTTTMLAFEHQGHTLVVDCGGDVVQRLLIAGVDLDSIEAMIVTHEHADHVGGFPLFMEKIWLAGRRRPIPVYGIEAALAQARRAWEAFDTHDWRGVPRIEWHRFAHEAGAEVLSNGRWRVTAAPGIHPVPVVGLRVEADGGTVAYSCDTDRAAAIAELARGADLLVHEAMRERLEGVHTSYADAARVAREAGVKRLVLVHLPPGVGEADLAEARSIFADTELGTDGGRYEF
- a CDS encoding SIS domain-containing protein, producing MPDRPTTDPLGLIHGALDESARVTLALRDLAPGVLRVATRIADAFRAGGRLYACGNGGSACDAMHLVEELVARYKRERPGLPAHHLLDAPTLTCWSNDYDFATAFSRQVETLVRAGDVLVAISTSGSSPNVVAAVEAANARGALTVGLLGRGGGRLAALCVEPLVVPSDDTERVQEAHITLIHLLCELVERTLFPSAVTPG
- a CDS encoding DUF983 domain-containing protein, which encodes MNDASRRPVLPSLWLRAARAMRLRCPLCGGGPLLKSWFRLAPECPRCGLHPERGEHDFFLGAMMFNLVIPEGFLALLLVGLMIATWPDVPWSFIQWGGLALMAAGPFLFYPFSKTLWLAFDLMLHPPSPEELARARGGG
- a CDS encoding SDR family oxidoreductase, yielding MAVDLRGRTAIVTGSSKGIGFSIAEALAGAGANVVVSARKPAEVTEAARRLESAGAGKVLGIPCDVGKLDDVRRLVEVTVRELGGLDVLVNNAGIGDFAPVDEMTPERWDAVIDTNLSGVFYCCHEAIPHLKKSGDAWIINIASLAGKNPMANGAAYNASKFGLVGFSEALMLDVRHHGIRVNYIMPGSVATYFNQHTPGEADAWKIQPEDIAQVVLDLLALPSRSLVSRVEIRPTRPPRR
- a CDS encoding HAD family acid phosphatase, whose protein sequence is MKKPKAVVWDLDGTLSDDRARAHFVEVEQGKKRDWRSYFDAIDEDPPIAASMEVLRALHRAGLRIVFLTGRPEYTRRKTERWLKANGLTEYDRLLMRPPGDFRPSGPFKVEVIEALRREYELVCAFEDRIDVADALREAALPVFLYGAGMEAAAEALEALDAGQDELVERREEREEEEARQRPQRPAARKPARPSRAKATPAKKATERGKRRAAKATREKKPERKSD
- a CDS encoding M15 family metallopeptidase: MSSRGAMVAVLPLLLAACAAAAQQAPAECTVQPGEELVDVRQVDPTIRVDVRYATPHNFTGQRLPGYDARVALLRPEAAAALARVQRRLREEGLGLKVFDAYRPVRATLAMVDWAERTGNRWVLDQGYVARESGHNRGNTVDLTLVRLGSGREVPMGTPFDTFSEAAHTANATGQVRENRMKLVRAMEAEGFVNYDKEWWHFRLPGDARPLDHPLGCYR
- a CDS encoding ribbon-helix-helix protein, CopG family, which gives rise to MGAPLTIRLDDALERTLDEYCRESGQNRSDVVRDALRRQLTILRVRQLRREMMADAAAQGYLTDEDVFRDVS